The proteins below are encoded in one region of Acanthochromis polyacanthus isolate Apoly-LR-REF ecotype Palm Island chromosome 4, KAUST_Apoly_ChrSc, whole genome shotgun sequence:
- the timm44 gene encoding mitochondrial import inner membrane translocase subunit TIM44 isoform X2, whose product MESPVSPEDPPPRVRGRSPPHTSQKKVTGTTFKMATPLCQCYQICVRRGLVAFPSSYLLLPNRPNLYRTHGSLRRSPQVRYLSGERGGGGRKGFLGEFLDNLKQELNKNKEMKENIKKFREEAKKLEESDALRQARRKYKNIESETVKTSEVLRKTLGNISETVKEGLEEVSRTEIGKKIKEGVEEAAKTAKTSAESVSKGGEKLGKTGAFRAISQGMESVKKEIGDLGHTGPYRPPARLRKRTEFSSKGSGDDSKVFEANEEAVGVVLHKDSRWYQQWKDFKDNNVVFNRFFEMKMKYDESDNALIRASRAVTDKMSDLIGGLFSKTEMSEVLTEILKVDPSFDKDSFLKQCEHDIIPNILEAMIRGELEVLKDWCYEATYSQLAHPIQQAKAMGLQFHSKILDIDNIDLAMGKMMDQGPVLIITFQAQLVMVIRNTNGDVVEGDPDKVLRMMYVWALCRDQEELNPYAAWRLLDISASSTEQIL is encoded by the exons ATGGAGTCTCCGGTGAGCCCTGAGGACCCGCCCCCTCGTGTACGCGGAAGGTCGCCCCCTCATACGTCACAGAAGAAGGTCACAGGCACGACATTCAAGATGGCGACTCCCTTGTGCCAGTGCTATCAG ATATGTGTAAGAAGAGGTTTGGTGGCTTTTCCCTCTTCTTACCTGCTGCTGCCCAACAGACCCAACCTCTACAGGACACATGGGTCCCTCAGAAGGTCTCCACAG GTGAGGTACCTGTCGGGGGAGAGGGGTGGTGGTGGCAGAAAAGGCTTCCTGGGGGAGTTTTTGGACAACCTTAAGCAGGAGCTGAACAAGAAcaaggaaatgaaagaaaacatcaagAAGTTCCGAGAAGAGGCCAAAAAGCTGGAGGAGTCAGACGCACTGAGACAGGCTCGGCGGAAATAC aaaaatataGAGTCTGAAACAGTGAAGACCTCAGAGGTTCTCAGGAAGACGTTGGGAAACATTTCAGAGACGGTTAAAGAG GGGCTAGAAGAAGTCAGCCGTACAGAAATCGGGAAGAAAATCAAAGAGGGAGTGgaagaagcagcaaaaacagcCAAGACCTCTGCAGAAAGTGTCTCTAAGGGTGGAGAGAAGCTGGGGAAGACCGGCGCGTTCAGAGCAATATCTCAG GGCATGGAGAGTGTGAAGAAGGAGATTGGTGATCTGGGTCACACCGGTCCCTATCGGCCTCCTGCCAGACTGAGGAAGAGGACCGAGTTCTCCTCCAAGGGGTCAGGAGACGACAGCAAAGTGTTCGAAGCCAACGA AGAGGCTGTGGGTGTGGTGCTCCACAAAGACTCCAGGTGGTACCAGCAGTGGAAGGACTTCAAGGACAACAACGTGGTGTTTAACA GGTTCTTTGAGATGAAGATGAAGTATGACGAGAGCGACAACGCCTTGATCAGAGCGTCCCGCGCCGTCACCGACAAGATGAGCGACCTGATAG GTGGACTGTTTTCAAAGACTGAGATGTCTGAGGTCCTCACAGAGATTCTGAAGGTGGATCCTTCCTTTGACAAAGACTCCTTTCTGAAGCAGTGTGAACACGACATCATCCCCAACATACTGGAG GCGATGATCAGAGGAGAGCTGGAGGTTCTGAAGGACTGGTGTTATGAAGCG ACCTACAGCCAGCTGGCACATCCAATCCAGCAGGCCAAGGCCATGGGGCTTCAGTTCCACTCCAAGATCCTGGACATTGACAACATCGAT CTGGCCATGGGGAAGATGATGGACCAGGGCCCAGTGCTGATTATCACCTTCCAGGCTCAGTTAGTCATGGTGATCCGAAACACTAACGGAGACGTGGTGGAGGGAGACCCT
- the timm44 gene encoding mitochondrial import inner membrane translocase subunit TIM44 isoform X1, whose translation MESPVSPEDPPPRVRGRSPPHTSQKKVTGTTFKMATPLCQCYQICVRRGLVAFPSSYLLLPNRPNLYRTHGSLRRSPQVPQSPLLQVRYLSGERGGGGRKGFLGEFLDNLKQELNKNKEMKENIKKFREEAKKLEESDALRQARRKYKNIESETVKTSEVLRKTLGNISETVKEGLEEVSRTEIGKKIKEGVEEAAKTAKTSAESVSKGGEKLGKTGAFRAISQGMESVKKEIGDLGHTGPYRPPARLRKRTEFSSKGSGDDSKVFEANEEAVGVVLHKDSRWYQQWKDFKDNNVVFNRFFEMKMKYDESDNALIRASRAVTDKMSDLIGGLFSKTEMSEVLTEILKVDPSFDKDSFLKQCEHDIIPNILEAMIRGELEVLKDWCYEATYSQLAHPIQQAKAMGLQFHSKILDIDNIDLAMGKMMDQGPVLIITFQAQLVMVIRNTNGDVVEGDPDKVLRMMYVWALCRDQEELNPYAAWRLLDISASSTEQIL comes from the exons ATGGAGTCTCCGGTGAGCCCTGAGGACCCGCCCCCTCGTGTACGCGGAAGGTCGCCCCCTCATACGTCACAGAAGAAGGTCACAGGCACGACATTCAAGATGGCGACTCCCTTGTGCCAGTGCTATCAG ATATGTGTAAGAAGAGGTTTGGTGGCTTTTCCCTCTTCTTACCTGCTGCTGCCCAACAGACCCAACCTCTACAGGACACATGGGTCCCTCAGAAGGTCTCCACAG GTGCCTCAGTCTCCTCTTCTACAGGTGAGGTACCTGTCGGGGGAGAGGGGTGGTGGTGGCAGAAAAGGCTTCCTGGGGGAGTTTTTGGACAACCTTAAGCAGGAGCTGAACAAGAAcaaggaaatgaaagaaaacatcaagAAGTTCCGAGAAGAGGCCAAAAAGCTGGAGGAGTCAGACGCACTGAGACAGGCTCGGCGGAAATAC aaaaatataGAGTCTGAAACAGTGAAGACCTCAGAGGTTCTCAGGAAGACGTTGGGAAACATTTCAGAGACGGTTAAAGAG GGGCTAGAAGAAGTCAGCCGTACAGAAATCGGGAAGAAAATCAAAGAGGGAGTGgaagaagcagcaaaaacagcCAAGACCTCTGCAGAAAGTGTCTCTAAGGGTGGAGAGAAGCTGGGGAAGACCGGCGCGTTCAGAGCAATATCTCAG GGCATGGAGAGTGTGAAGAAGGAGATTGGTGATCTGGGTCACACCGGTCCCTATCGGCCTCCTGCCAGACTGAGGAAGAGGACCGAGTTCTCCTCCAAGGGGTCAGGAGACGACAGCAAAGTGTTCGAAGCCAACGA AGAGGCTGTGGGTGTGGTGCTCCACAAAGACTCCAGGTGGTACCAGCAGTGGAAGGACTTCAAGGACAACAACGTGGTGTTTAACA GGTTCTTTGAGATGAAGATGAAGTATGACGAGAGCGACAACGCCTTGATCAGAGCGTCCCGCGCCGTCACCGACAAGATGAGCGACCTGATAG GTGGACTGTTTTCAAAGACTGAGATGTCTGAGGTCCTCACAGAGATTCTGAAGGTGGATCCTTCCTTTGACAAAGACTCCTTTCTGAAGCAGTGTGAACACGACATCATCCCCAACATACTGGAG GCGATGATCAGAGGAGAGCTGGAGGTTCTGAAGGACTGGTGTTATGAAGCG ACCTACAGCCAGCTGGCACATCCAATCCAGCAGGCCAAGGCCATGGGGCTTCAGTTCCACTCCAAGATCCTGGACATTGACAACATCGAT CTGGCCATGGGGAAGATGATGGACCAGGGCCCAGTGCTGATTATCACCTTCCAGGCTCAGTTAGTCATGGTGATCCGAAACACTAACGGAGACGTGGTGGAGGGAGACCCT